The following proteins come from a genomic window of Corynebacterium crudilactis:
- a CDS encoding MBL fold metallo-hydrolase yields the protein MAHEGLRVENIVTSGIFALDGGEWEVDNNIWLVGNDEEVFIIDAAHTAAPIIEAVNGRTVKGILCSHAHNDHITVAPELSKAFDAPIFVHPGDQMLWEETHGNLAHEDLADQQKFQIAGTDLIVFNTPGHSPGSSCFYLPEANELFSGDTLFQGGPGATGRKYSSFDTIIESLKTSILDLPAETTVRTGHGDHTSVGAEAPHLEEWIKRGH from the coding sequence ATGGCACACGAAGGATTGCGCGTAGAAAACATCGTCACCTCCGGCATTTTTGCCCTTGATGGTGGCGAATGGGAAGTAGATAACAACATTTGGTTGGTCGGAAATGATGAAGAAGTGTTCATCATTGATGCTGCCCACACTGCTGCTCCGATCATTGAAGCAGTCAACGGCCGCACCGTGAAGGGCATTTTGTGCTCACACGCGCACAATGACCACATCACTGTGGCACCAGAGCTGTCCAAGGCCTTTGATGCGCCGATCTTTGTGCACCCAGGAGATCAAATGCTGTGGGAGGAAACTCACGGCAACCTGGCACACGAAGACTTGGCAGATCAGCAGAAATTCCAGATTGCTGGAACAGATCTGATTGTGTTCAACACCCCAGGACATTCACCTGGATCTAGCTGTTTCTACTTACCTGAAGCAAATGAACTCTTCTCTGGAGACACCTTGTTCCAGGGAGGACCAGGCGCAACAGGACGTAAATACAGCTCCTTTGACACCATCATTGAGTCCCTAAAGACCTCAATTTTGGATCTTCCAGCGGAAACCACCGTGCGCACCGGACACGGTGATCACACCAGTGTGGGCGCAGAAGCTCCACATTTGGAAGAGTGGATTAAAAGGGGACACTAG
- a CDS encoding SDR family NAD(P)-dependent oxidoreductase — MDLKLHGQVILVVGGAGTIGAQVVKLLTEEGAVALAASRSTPLSLDASDEASVRAAIDAVIAEHGRLDGVVVSSAPNAHSLRPETADDPDAVLAAIDGKAITFLRVATVALEKMCEAGYGRIVALSGMNSYLTLSTAASARNAALNVVVKNLADRHAGTGITVNAISPGFVVTEPGAPIDRAQGDTSLAEVAEAIAFLVSPRTASISGEIISVGHKTKGVILP; from the coding sequence ATGGATCTGAAACTTCATGGACAAGTCATACTGGTTGTCGGCGGTGCCGGCACGATCGGTGCACAAGTTGTAAAACTCTTAACGGAAGAGGGAGCTGTGGCGCTAGCGGCGTCGAGAAGCACTCCCTTATCTCTTGATGCCTCGGATGAGGCATCAGTGCGCGCGGCTATTGATGCCGTGATCGCAGAACACGGTCGATTGGATGGAGTCGTGGTGTCTTCGGCACCCAACGCTCATTCGCTTCGTCCAGAAACTGCAGATGATCCCGATGCAGTACTTGCAGCCATTGATGGAAAAGCGATTACATTCTTGCGCGTTGCCACCGTTGCTCTAGAGAAGATGTGCGAGGCTGGTTATGGTCGCATTGTGGCGCTTTCTGGGATGAATTCCTACCTGACCTTAAGCACAGCTGCATCGGCGCGTAACGCAGCACTTAATGTGGTGGTCAAAAACCTGGCGGATCGTCATGCAGGTACGGGAATTACTGTTAATGCCATTAGTCCGGGATTCGTGGTGACTGAACCCGGCGCGCCTATTGATCGTGCGCAGGGAGATACCAGTCTTGCAGAGGTTGCGGAAGCGATTGCGTTTTTGGTATCGCCTCGCACGGCATCTATTTCGGGGGAGATTATCTCTGTGGGGCACAAGACCAAGGGCGTGATTTTGCCTTAA
- a CDS encoding MFS transporter: MSDMVENKRAQHKVWLTVALSIFTVAWGGNEFTPLLVFYRGEGFFSDLFIDMLLVFYAIGVAVGLLAAGPLSDRYGRRAVMLPAPLLAMLGSTLIATGEEMAPLIGLGRVFSGIAVGMVMTAGGAWIKELATPRFEPGVKPSAGAKRASMSLTGGFALGPAVAGVMAQWLPLPGQLAYIVHIVLTLVLLPLLFTAPETRQSAHLKTKGSFWADVLVPSALSPRFLFVVAPVGPWVFGAAFTAYAILPTLLRDMVAAPIAYSALIALITLGTGFGIQQFGPQIMGTSKTRGPILAMVATVVGMVGAVIVSLHPHPWWALLVCMFLGLSYGLCMFIGLAETQNIAPPVDMAGLTGIFYCLAYSGMVFPAIMTWLNQWLSYPIMLGFGAAMATLCLLIVSFSTRKV, translated from the coding sequence ATGTCTGACATGGTGGAGAACAAACGGGCACAACACAAAGTCTGGCTGACGGTTGCATTATCTATCTTCACCGTCGCATGGGGTGGCAATGAGTTCACCCCACTGCTGGTGTTCTACCGCGGTGAAGGATTTTTCAGTGATCTTTTCATCGATATGCTGCTGGTGTTCTATGCCATCGGCGTAGCTGTCGGCCTGCTAGCTGCAGGTCCCTTATCTGACCGCTACGGCAGACGTGCAGTCATGCTGCCTGCACCGTTGCTGGCTATGTTGGGGTCAACACTCATTGCCACAGGTGAAGAAATGGCACCGCTGATTGGCCTTGGGCGCGTGTTCTCTGGCATCGCGGTGGGCATGGTGATGACCGCCGGTGGTGCGTGGATTAAAGAACTCGCCACTCCTCGGTTTGAACCAGGAGTAAAGCCTAGCGCTGGTGCAAAACGAGCCTCAATGTCTCTCACCGGTGGTTTCGCGCTGGGTCCTGCTGTTGCTGGTGTGATGGCACAGTGGCTGCCATTACCTGGGCAATTGGCGTATATCGTGCACATTGTTCTTACTCTTGTGCTTTTGCCATTGCTGTTTACCGCACCGGAAACACGACAATCAGCACACCTAAAGACCAAAGGATCCTTCTGGGCAGATGTCTTGGTTCCCTCTGCGCTGTCACCACGTTTCCTCTTTGTTGTGGCACCTGTGGGACCATGGGTATTCGGCGCAGCATTCACCGCTTATGCAATTTTGCCAACACTTTTACGCGATATGGTTGCCGCGCCCATTGCCTATTCCGCACTGATTGCCTTGATCACGCTTGGCACCGGATTTGGTATCCAACAATTTGGGCCACAAATCATGGGTACTTCTAAAACTCGTGGACCTATCCTGGCAATGGTCGCCACTGTGGTTGGCATGGTTGGCGCGGTTATTGTCTCCTTGCATCCGCATCCGTGGTGGGCACTGCTTGTCTGTATGTTCCTCGGTCTGTCCTATGGCCTGTGCATGTTTATTGGACTGGCTGAAACACAAAATATTGCACCACCTGTAGATATGGCTGGACTCACCGGAATTTTCTACTGCCTTGCCTACTCCGGCATGGTTTTCCCCGCCATTATGACCTGGCTTAACCAGTGGCTCAGCTACCCAATTATGTTGGGATTCGGTGCCGCCATGGCCACGTTATGTTTGCTCATCGTGAGTTTTAGTACACGTAAAGTCTAA
- a CDS encoding GDP-mannose 4,6-dehydratase codes for MRTVVTGGAGFIGSHLVDLLIKEGHEVVVIDNLSRGRLENLTDAFETGKLTFVEADLLEVDFNEFLGQFTPEVIFHLAAQIDVRHSVVDPLHDAETNILSTIRIADAARQHGVRKVVFTSSGGSIYGEPSEFPVSEAVPVDPHSPYAASKVSGEIYLNTFRHLYGLDCSHIAPANVYGPRQDPHGEAGVVAIFAQRLLDGSDTKVFGDGGNTRDYVYVGDVVRAFYLASGEIGGGERFNIGTSVETSDRQLHALVATAAASKDDPECAPARLGDVPRSALSFAKAKKVLGWEPEVDIAQGVANTVEYFRTH; via the coding sequence ATGCGCACAGTAGTAACCGGCGGTGCCGGCTTTATCGGATCCCATCTTGTTGACCTCCTAATCAAGGAAGGCCACGAAGTAGTTGTCATTGATAACCTCTCCCGTGGGCGCCTGGAAAACCTCACTGATGCGTTTGAGACTGGCAAACTTACCTTTGTTGAGGCTGACCTCTTGGAAGTAGATTTCAACGAGTTCCTCGGACAGTTCACCCCTGAGGTCATTTTCCACCTCGCGGCTCAGATTGATGTCCGCCACTCTGTGGTTGATCCTCTCCACGATGCCGAAACCAATATTTTATCCACCATCCGCATCGCTGATGCTGCTCGCCAACACGGTGTCCGCAAGGTGGTATTCACCTCTTCAGGCGGATCCATCTACGGCGAGCCTTCCGAATTCCCAGTCTCTGAAGCAGTGCCAGTAGATCCACACTCCCCATATGCAGCATCCAAGGTATCGGGCGAGATCTACCTCAACACCTTCCGCCACCTCTACGGCCTGGATTGCTCCCACATTGCTCCTGCAAATGTGTATGGCCCACGCCAGGACCCACATGGCGAAGCCGGAGTCGTGGCGATTTTCGCACAGCGTCTCCTTGACGGATCAGACACCAAGGTATTCGGCGACGGCGGCAACACCCGCGATTACGTCTACGTCGGAGATGTTGTCCGTGCCTTCTACCTGGCCTCCGGCGAAATCGGTGGGGGAGAGCGCTTCAACATTGGCACCTCAGTAGAAACCTCCGACCGCCAGCTCCACGCCCTTGTTGCCACTGCAGCCGCATCCAAGGATGACCCAGAATGTGCTCCTGCACGTCTAGGCGATGTCCCACGCAGCGCACTCAGCTTCGCCAAAGCAAAAAAAGTACTTGGTTGGGAACCAGAAGTAGATATCGCGCAAGGCGTTGCTAATACCGTGGAGTATTTCCGCACCCACTAG
- a CDS encoding DUF2304 domain-containing protein, which translates to MTQSTTQIIIQILLLLATAALALYFLRNRRKARAKAWVKIGFVVFIFAAVWAVIRPDDLTAIANFVGVDRGTDLMLYALVVAFMFTTLSSYVRFREQELRYSKLARAVALQNAVLPENVKD; encoded by the coding sequence ATGACGCAGTCCACCACACAAATCATCATTCAGATACTGCTCCTGCTGGCCACCGCTGCTCTTGCACTGTACTTCCTTCGGAATCGCCGCAAGGCTCGTGCCAAAGCGTGGGTCAAAATTGGCTTTGTTGTGTTCATCTTCGCCGCAGTCTGGGCAGTCATCCGCCCCGATGATCTCACCGCGATCGCTAATTTCGTTGGTGTAGACCGCGGCACCGACCTCATGCTCTACGCCCTGGTCGTAGCATTCATGTTCACCACACTGTCCAGCTACGTGCGGTTTAGGGAACAAGAACTTCGCTACTCAAAGCTCGCCCGCGCAGTAGCTTTACAAAACGCTGTGCTGCCAGAGAATGTTAAGGACTAG
- a CDS encoding glycosyltransferase family 2 protein yields MDASQNSDFKDTWLVVPCYNEGTVIREVLENALKTFPNIVAVNDGSPDNSAEEIHAAGAHLVNHPVNLGQGAAIQTGIEYARAQPGAKYFVTFDADGQHQVKDVVKMVSRLRAEDADIIVGTRFGRPRQEGDQVPMIKRIVLRIVVMLSPKTRKLGLTDAHNGLRVFNQKVAQEINIRMNGMSHASEIVDQISERGWRISEEPVDILYTEYSMSKGQSLINGVNILADGFLARRLP; encoded by the coding sequence ATGGATGCATCACAAAACAGCGACTTCAAAGACACATGGTTAGTCGTACCTTGTTATAACGAGGGGACGGTTATCCGAGAAGTTCTTGAAAACGCGCTCAAGACATTCCCCAATATCGTTGCGGTCAACGATGGCTCCCCAGACAACTCCGCGGAAGAAATTCATGCCGCGGGCGCACACCTGGTTAATCATCCGGTCAACTTGGGCCAAGGCGCTGCGATCCAAACTGGTATTGAATATGCCCGTGCGCAACCTGGCGCAAAGTACTTTGTTACTTTCGATGCCGATGGTCAGCACCAGGTCAAAGACGTTGTGAAGATGGTCTCCCGGCTCCGTGCCGAGGACGCGGACATTATCGTCGGCACGCGTTTTGGCCGCCCACGCCAGGAAGGCGATCAGGTGCCCATGATCAAACGCATCGTGCTGCGCATCGTTGTCATGTTGTCACCAAAGACCCGCAAGCTAGGGCTCACAGATGCCCACAATGGTCTGCGCGTGTTCAACCAAAAAGTGGCGCAAGAGATCAATATCCGCATGAACGGCATGTCGCATGCATCGGAAATCGTTGATCAAATCTCCGAACGCGGTTGGCGGATCTCCGAAGAACCCGTAGATATCCTCTACACCGAATACTCCATGAGCAAGGGACAATCCCTGATCAACGGCGTAAATATCCTGGCCGACGGCTTCCTCGCAAGGAGACTCCCATGA
- a CDS encoding ribonuclease HI, whose amino-acid sequence MKSLDLEQLAGTQSRTYQSRKITDDMIARPVHVAIALWEVPWESADSGKIEGWVIAVDAPRGRFVRSGQTKNGDVVSRTVSMLKAALKGVRGKAWLVTGRRQAALRAELVRQNYLVTGSFAEQNRAGVKASAISRRAEQAALYKAKKIGEFAERAPRVKERQEAHWWPQFARAEGALGVLRLATDASTDGVFRGAMCFVASNGDYLLDTRDTTASSDELELESITHALRYLKKIGASQARIESDSKAALEAIDFILATTPRRGRWRGITARARNHFKEAWEELEGACTVELSRVLGHAGDPLNQAADQIAYMGMRAVIFEQKSAHPTLLKGIEKALHKAG is encoded by the coding sequence ATGAAATCCCTTGATCTTGAGCAGCTTGCCGGTACACAATCGCGCACGTATCAATCGCGCAAGATCACCGATGACATGATTGCCCGTCCAGTCCATGTGGCGATCGCGTTGTGGGAGGTGCCATGGGAATCTGCCGACTCGGGAAAAATTGAGGGTTGGGTGATCGCCGTTGACGCACCACGAGGGCGGTTTGTGCGCAGCGGACAAACTAAAAACGGCGATGTTGTGTCACGAACTGTGTCAATGTTGAAAGCAGCGTTGAAAGGGGTGCGCGGGAAGGCATGGCTTGTGACGGGGCGTCGACAAGCAGCTTTGCGCGCGGAATTGGTGCGCCAAAACTACCTGGTTACAGGGAGTTTCGCCGAGCAGAATAGAGCCGGCGTGAAAGCCTCGGCGATCTCGCGCCGCGCCGAACAAGCAGCCCTTTACAAGGCCAAAAAAATCGGCGAATTCGCCGAACGCGCACCACGCGTCAAAGAACGCCAAGAGGCACATTGGTGGCCACAATTTGCGCGCGCGGAAGGAGCACTAGGCGTTTTACGCTTAGCGACGGACGCCTCCACCGACGGCGTCTTCCGCGGAGCCATGTGCTTCGTAGCCTCAAACGGCGACTACCTTTTAGATACCCGCGACACCACTGCCAGCTCCGATGAACTAGAACTCGAAAGCATCACCCATGCCCTCCGCTACCTCAAAAAAATTGGTGCGAGCCAGGCACGAATAGAATCAGACAGCAAAGCAGCACTCGAAGCAATCGACTTCATCTTGGCCACTACTCCGCGCCGAGGCCGATGGCGCGGAATTACCGCACGTGCCCGTAACCATTTCAAAGAAGCCTGGGAAGAACTCGAAGGCGCCTGCACCGTGGAATTATCACGCGTCTTGGGGCATGCCGGCGATCCGCTGAATCAAGCCGCAGACCAAATCGCGTACATGGGAATGCGCGCCGTAATTTTCGAGCAAAAATCCGCACACCCAACGCTGCTTAAAGGAATTGAAAAAGCATTACACAAGGCGGGGTAG
- a CDS encoding glycosyltransferase family 2 protein, with the protein MSNKRIGVVIVSYGHEQDVANLVDTFADQLKDGDRVVVVDNRKPWVLKDAVGDRLEKHGVEIIDHDNGGFAAGCNVGAARIVDDVDLLFFLNPDTVIDDPTLFNSLRRVDEQWAAFMPYLLLPDGTVNSAGNALHISGLSWVTGLDEKPVEGEAEVTDISIASGACLAVRVDWWKRLGGMEEMYFMYHEDTDFSARLLLAGGRIGLLHSAYVTHHYDYAKGDYKWIYIERNRHVLLLSVLPLPLLLVLLPQILGANLGLWAIAAKENRVGLKMKSLRLLLRDAPAIFKLRSRTQKLAELTPSQYLSKMEWRLDNPNLGDIGSNKIVATVYGTYYKVCMSILKLLA; encoded by the coding sequence ATGAGCAACAAACGTATCGGCGTGGTTATTGTTTCCTATGGCCACGAACAAGACGTTGCCAATTTGGTAGACACATTTGCAGACCAGCTAAAAGATGGTGACCGCGTGGTCGTCGTAGACAACCGCAAGCCGTGGGTGTTGAAAGACGCCGTCGGTGATCGCCTGGAAAAGCATGGTGTGGAGATCATCGACCACGACAACGGTGGCTTCGCCGCTGGTTGCAACGTGGGTGCTGCACGCATTGTGGATGATGTAGACCTACTGTTTTTCCTCAACCCGGACACTGTTATTGATGATCCAACGCTGTTTAATTCACTGCGCCGCGTCGATGAACAATGGGCGGCATTCATGCCCTACCTGCTGCTTCCTGATGGAACTGTTAATTCCGCAGGCAATGCGCTACACATCTCGGGGCTGTCCTGGGTAACCGGACTGGATGAAAAACCAGTGGAAGGCGAAGCAGAAGTTACCGATATTTCCATCGCTTCTGGCGCCTGCCTAGCCGTGCGCGTGGACTGGTGGAAGCGCCTGGGTGGCATGGAAGAAATGTACTTCATGTACCACGAGGACACGGATTTCTCTGCACGTTTATTGCTGGCAGGCGGGCGAATTGGACTCTTGCATTCCGCTTATGTCACCCACCACTATGACTACGCCAAAGGCGATTACAAGTGGATTTATATTGAACGCAACCGGCACGTGTTATTGCTAAGTGTCCTCCCACTTCCATTGCTGCTGGTGTTGCTGCCACAGATTCTGGGAGCAAACCTTGGGCTGTGGGCAATCGCTGCTAAAGAAAACCGAGTGGGACTCAAGATGAAGTCTCTGCGCCTCTTGCTGCGTGATGCGCCAGCAATTTTTAAACTGCGCAGTCGGACACAGAAGCTTGCCGAACTCACACCTTCGCAATACCTGAGCAAAATGGAATGGCGTCTAGACAATCCCAATCTTGGCGATATCGGATCCAATAAAATTGTTGCCACTGTCTATGGAACCTATTACAAGGTGTGTATGAGCATCCTGAAATTACTCGCATAA